The nucleotide sequence CCGTATAAGTTGCAATACCACCGGTAGGCAAATTAGTCGTGACATCTTTACCGGAATAATAGGCAGTATGAGTAGTATCATTCACCTTACCGGTTTGTGACCATTCACCAAAATAGACATCAGCATCAGCCACTTTACTAAAGTTGAATACCCCCATGCCTCCATGACTACCCGATCCAGGCATAGAAATTTTATGAATTCCATTTGTATCCGCCTTGACATAAGCAGCAAGGCTTGAAAAGCTAATAATCCTACCATTAGAAATAGATTGCACCCCAATCCCCGGCTCTCCACCTAAGGTTGGGTGACCACCACCACGTGGTTCAGTCACCCCTACGTTAACGCTAGGTTTATTCTCATCAAACTTTTGAGTTTGCCCAAAACCTGGGGCCGCTATAGCTTGTGTTACTAACCCACATGTACCTAATACTGCAATTAACACTTTAACTTTGTTCATAGCATATTCCTTATGTTAACTAATTAAATGTTAGAGTATTGCTTATTACATAGTTTTAGTACCGTCCGAAGACTGGCGCGCATACTAACGTACTTTTAATAAAAAATGAAATGATAATCATTATCATAAAACAATTGTATCTATTTGTATAGAATGGCAATTAATATAGATAACTATTTAATTATTAAATAAATATTTGCCATAACCTTAATATAAGGATGGATATAATATTAGGTGAATCACCAATAATGAGCGTAAAAAAATCAATACATATAGATAGATGAATAAGAAATTATTTCAATAATAAACTAATTTAATGGTTATTATTTAAATGGTTACTATGTGATATCAAATTAGCTATTTCACATTAATTAAGAAATATTTGACAATGAGAAATAAAAACAAAAAATATATATTCCATCTAAATGATTTAAATAGAAAAATTATTTCCACAGATATAAATATACCCTATGGATTTCAAGATGCATCGCGACGGCAAGGGAGTGAATCCCCGGGAGCATAGATAACGATGTGACCGGGGTGAGCGAGTGCAGCCAACAAAGAGGCAACTTGAAGGATAACGGGTATATATTTATTCTGAGAATAATCACTAATATATCAATTAGTAAACTCACTAAAACAAAAATATTACTAACATGACTTAAATTATAACTAAATATCATCTCCCATTGATGGAAAATAAAATAACCACAGTTTTATCGAGTAAATTTTCATCAACTGTAATTTTTTACAAAATAAATAGTCAAATGGTAACATTGATACTCTTTTAGCTCCAAGATTAAAGAGTTGAATTCAGTTATTTAAATAAATTCAGAAAAATCCCCTACCTTTCGACAGGGAATTTATGTAGATACGATAGCTCTTCGATTAATATGAAATTAACCGAGAAATCATTCCTCTCTGTCTAACCTTTAATATGATAAACAGCAAAATAGCGTTCACAAAAAGACCCAAAACCAACCCATACCAAAACCCGATAATTCCCATACGCTCGGTTACCCAATCTGTCAAAGCCAAAATAAACCCTAATGGCAAACCCACCAACCAATAACCGAATAACGGCGCGTAAAATACCGATCGGGTATCATGAAAGCCTCGTAAAATACCGGATAAAGCCGCCTGACAAGAGTCAAAGAATTGGAACAGGCATAACAGAAAGATTATGTTAAGCGCAATTATTATGACGCCATTGTCGTTAGTATAGAGTGAAATAAATGAACCTGCGAAATAATAGATTAAAACACCAATAACTGCGGAAATAGATAAAATCAAAGCAATTGAGATTTTTATAGTACCTGTTAATGATATTTTATCTCTCTTGCCAATATAGGAGCCGACTCTCACAGTTACCGCGGCTGCAATTCCCCCTGTTATGGTATAGATGATAGAGGTAATATTAAGCATAATATTATGTGCAGCAATGACTTGCGCCCCCAAAGGAGCAGCGGTTATCGCAATCACATCCAGAAAAACCATTTCAACAAAAAGAGCCAATCCACTTGGCATACCAATATAAAAAGTTCTAATTAAAGAATTATATTTTGGTAAACTGAAATCTGGCCTATATCGCCGATATTCCTTCTTTAGCAAAAAATAGATAATCAGGCATACAGCAATTAGATTATTAATAATTGCAGTTGTAATACCCGCGCCAATACCTCCCATTTCTGGCAAACCCAGTTTTCCATAAATAAGTATGTAGTTTAATGGTATATTCAATAATAAAGCACCAGCAGACAAATACATTGCGATTTTTGTGTCTTCCAATCCTTGTAGAAATGAACGAAAAACATTAAATATCATAACGCTAGGAACACCACAAGCCAGAGCAATAACATAGCCCTGGGTAATTTCTAAAATATGCTCATCGATGCCTATAAACGAAAGTAGCCAGCTAACTAACATTAATAAAATAATTATTGGTATCGAAAGTATCACCGCCAGAAACAAGTAATTTTTAAGACTGTCTTTAATCCCTTCATCATCATGTTGCGCTTTCTGCTTAGCGACATCTGCTGCCAGCATGATAATCGTCCCATATCCTAATACAAATATAGGAAACCAAATACTACTTCCTAATGTTACGGCGGCTAAATCAGCCGTAGCATAGTGACCAGACATCACAATATCCACAAAACTCATGGCTGTGCGTGCTATCTGACTAACGATGATAGGGAAAGAGAAAAATAAAAGTTGTTTTAACTCCCGCCAGTTTGAAAACTTAGCCATAATAATCCCACTAATTTATTGGTTAGTGCCAATATTGATCATACTAACAATAAATTACGACCAAAATCATTTAGAAAAGTTCGAAAAAATTAGAACGATGAGTATACCTTCTATTTTCGTTCAGGCAACAGTGAAGAAATAAATTAAACCAATCTAACGAAAACTAACTATTTCACGGAAATTTTTGTGATCTTTCTAAAAGATTGGATATTTATTTGCATATTTTGTTCTCATTTTTTATTTTAATAGTTAATGTTACTTGGCTGAAATCGTTGAAGTCTTTTGTGATAATATCCACATTCTTAAAAAATAAAGATGCCAGCATAGCGAAAGCAAATAATTAGTAACTTTTTCAAATTATTTCTTTAATTAATAAAGAATTAGCGGAAATATCATGTCTATACATGATACCGATTCTAATAGTTCATCAATCAAAAAAAGATATCAATTAAATTATTTATGAGCAATAGTAAGTAAGGCTATACCCAATGGATTTCAAGATGGATCGCGACGGCAAGGGAGCGAATCCCCGGGAGCATAGCGAACTATGTGACCGGGGTGAGTGAGTGCAGCCAACAAAGAGGCAATTTGAAAGATAACGGGTATATGGTTTTAACAAAAGCTGCTTACACCTATTCATCAAAGATATATGTCATCTTACCGTAAAAGAAGAGATCGAAAATGAAACCAGAAACTCTTGCTATCCACGGCGGATATTCCCCAGATCCAACAACTAAAGCCGTTGCCGTTCCTATCTATCAAACAACATCCTATGCGTTTGACGATACTCAACATGGTGCCGATCTGTTTGATTTAAAGGTTGAGGGTAACATCTATTCCCGCATTATGAACCCAACCAATGATGTATTGGAAAAACGGGTTGCTTTACTCGAAGGAGGAATAGCCGCTTTGACCGTTGCATCTGGCATGGCGGCCGTCACTTGCGCAATTCAATCCATTGCTAGCGCTGGAGATAACATTATATCTGTTGCTAAGTTATATGGCGGCACTCATAACCTGCTAGCTCACACATTGCCGCGATTCGGTATTGAAACACGATTTGCTGAACACGATGATATTGCAGCATTGGAGTCACTGATTGATGATCGTACCAAGGCGGTATTTTGTGAATCTATTGGTAATCCAGCCGGTAATATTGTTGATCTGAAAAAATTTGCCGACGTCGCCCATCGTCATGGTGTTCCCTTAATTGTTGATAACACTGTCGCCACGCCTGTGCTTTGCCGCCCCTTCGAGTATGGCGCTGATATTGTTATTCACTCTTTAACCAAATATATGGGAGGACATGGTAACTCTATTGGCGGCATCATTGTGGATTCCGGCAATTTCCCCTGGAAAAAATATAAGCAGCGGTTTGCTATATTGACTACCCCGGACCCCTCCTATCATAACGTCGTTTATACCGAGCAATTTGGCAAGGCTGCATTTATCGGGCATTGCCGTGTGGTACCGCTACGTAATATGGGCGCTGCACTGTCGCCTTTTAATGCTTTCCTTATTCTACAAGGATTGGAAACACTGGCATTAAGAATGGAGCGTCATACTGAAAATGCACTGAAAGTCGCTCATTATCTGCAAGAGCATCCTCAAGTTAGTTGGGTGAAATATGCCGGATTGCCAAACCATCCAGAACATCAACTGGCTCAACAGTATATGAATGGAAAGCCCTCAGCGCTCCTCTCTTTTGGTATTAAAGGCGGGCAACAATCCGGCGCGCGATTTATTGACGCACTAAAATTAATTGTGCGACTGGTTAACATCGGCGATGCTAAATCACTCGCCTGTCATCCAGCGTCAACAACACATAGCCAATTAAATGATGAAGAGTTAATTAAAGCTGGCATATCACAGGATATGATTCGCTTATCAATCGGCATTGAACATATCGACGATATTATTGCCGATCTTGCCCAAGCTCTGGATGCATCGAAATAATTTAAAGTTGTCATACACCCCGTTCCAGTGAACGGGGTTTTATTCATCGATATTCACTGTTTTTTATTCTACCTATACCCTATGGATTTCAAGATGCATCGCGGCGGCAAGGGAGCGAATCCCCGGGAGCATAGATAACGATGTGACCGGGGTGAGTGAGTGCAGCCAACAAAGAGGCAACTTGAAGGATAACGGGTATATCTCAATTATTTTTTCCTAACCCATGTTGCCGACTTTAATTATCTTGCATTTTTATCAACCAATATTAACACCATATTGAATAACTAAAACGAAAAGCATATACCCTATGGATTTCGAGATGGATCGCGGCGGCAAAGGAGCGAATCCCCGGGAGCATAGATAACTATGTGACCGGGGTGAGAGAGTGCAGCCAACAAAGAGGCAACTTGAAAGATAACGGGTATAGGGGTAATAAATTAAATAGGTAACCCTGTCGTGAATATTCGATAAAGTAACGCATCTCTCCACGACAAAAAGGAGAAATTAATAACATTCATTTTTTAAATTGATATCCATAAGGTTCAAGGATTCGAATAGAAATCGGTAATAGATCTCGGATAAATATTCATGTTAAATATACAAGGAAAATAGATGAAAATTCAGCTAACTTATACATTGCTATTAAGCACACTGTTCAGTGGATATGCTCTAGCACAAATCCCCAATGAATTCAGCCCTACACCGTTATTTGAAGATAATTTCGATGGCACAATACTTAATACCCAAAAGTGGGATTACCGTGGCCTGGGTGTCAGAAAAAATTGTATTAATACTCAATCAGCGGTTATTGTGCGAAATGGACATTTAACCATAAAAACCTATTCCGATAGCTCTTCTGGCAAGCTACAGAATTATTGCGGCATGATTTCAACACAAAAAAGTTTTCTACAATCATATGGCTATTGGGAAGCCGCTATCAGATTTAATCGTGCGGAAGGTAATCAAGTTGCATTCTGGGTCCAGTCACCGACAATGGGCCTCGATTTAACAAATCCAAAAAAATCAGGTGTCGAAATTGATGTATTTGAACATTTAGCTGAAGCGACACAGGATCAATATGATCACGCAATTCACTGGAATGGTTATGGCAGCGCTCATAAAGAATGGTCAAAGAGATTGTCTACAAATAAACTTGCTGATGGTCAATTCCATAAATTTGCTGTGGCGTGGACACCAAATGGTTATACATTTTATGTTGATGATATTCCCCAAAATCTGTCTGGACTAGATCAAGTTCCAATTTCAATCGCCAACCAATATATTATTTTGAGCTCCGAAGTGCCGCGCAGTTATCCAGCACAGGGTTATGGCCCGATAAATGAAACAACCGCAACATTCGATATTGATTATATAAAAGTTTATCCGTATATCGGTAATAAGAAATAATTCTCGATCAGGAAAAGGGCACCCAATAATTGGGTGCCACTTTCTCATTAAAACTTTATATCTACTTTCGCCCACACTGTCCGGCCGGGTTCATTCACTGAGGTATTCGCTGAATAACCAAAGGTGCTATTACCGGCAAGGTTAAGGTGTTCGCTATATTCTTTATCCAAGATATTGTCAATGCCAGCGCTCACTTTTATATCTTTGTTAACCTTATAGGCAACATTGGCAGAGAGCACGCCGAAACCGGAACTATCTTGAAAATCTTTGCCGACAACATTCCCCTGCCCCACGGCAATCCGATGCTGGCTGCTCACCAATCGCCACAAACCTGTACTGCTCCAATCACCACGTTCATAGGTCAAGCCGAAGCGGGCTTCCAGAGGTGGGATCTGAGGCATCGGCTTGTTATCCGTCCGGTTTTCTCCCCAAGCATAGGCTAGGCTGGCATCCGTTTTCCAATGATCTGTCAATTGATAACCAAAGCCCATTTCTCCGCCCATGATATTGGCATTAACATTATCAGCCTGGCTAATACGGGCGTTTGTCGGGCTATATCTAAATAAAATGAAATCACTTACACACCCTACATAGGCGGATACCCAACCATTAAAACGTTCCCCGGTATATTGGGCACCAATATCAAGCTGAGTGGTTTTCTCACTTTTTACCCCATCAAAAGCACTGGTACTCCCCGTCGGACCATAGGTAGGCGAGAACAGTTCCCAATAGTCAGGGAAACGTTCGGTGTAACCAATACCGGCATAAAACATCATTGGCATAGCCGCCAGAGTATGCTCTAAGCGCATAAAACCACTCGGTAAAGTATCATTACGCTCTTTTTCACTATTACCCGCAAATTTCTTTACTCGGCTGCGATCAAGACGGGCACCGGTTATCAATTCGCTCTGTTCTGTGGCATACCAAGTTAGCTCACTAAATAGGCCATAGTTGTAGAATTGAGCATCCTTTTGCCATACATTACCTGCTTTATTACGATGGGTATTGGTTTGCGTATCTGCGCCACTTTCCAATTTGAAGTCTTGCCATAGCCAGGTGCCCATGACTCGCCCCCCGATAACACGACGATCCAGTTGCATCGACATACCGTGGTTCATATTCATGTGCATACCACATCCATGTTTACAACCCGCAGAAGACATCCCCATTGACATGGCGCTATTCGGAGAACGCAAAGTGATATTGTCCATAATATGGTTGGTATAGTTGTAATAAACTTGGGCTTCAACCTTATCAAGCACCTCACCGAGGTTAGATTTCTCAAAACGCACACCGAGACTTTCACGTTTGAATTGCGAACCGTCCATGCTACGTCCAGCATAACGCGCTTCTCCGTCCCCTTTTCCTGCGGTGAACTCAAACAATGTGTCTTTATCCGGCGTCCACCCTAACGCCAGATCACTATTCCATTTATCCCAACGTGAAGGAACGCGATATCCACCACCATCTTTGTAGTCATTTGAACGGGATTTATTTGCCATTAAACGTAAATATCCCAATTCATTGCCAATACTGGCATCCACATTGCCATCCCAACGCTCATTTGAACCCGTCAATCCACTGGCATTGAATTTGACTCCCGGCTCATCAAATCGCGGATGTTCACGTTCAAATCTTACCGTCCCTGCTGAAGCGCCAGCCCCCCACAATACCGTTTGGGGCCCTTTAATGACGGTCAGCAAATCATAACTTTCTGGCGAAATATAGGATGAAGGCGCATCCATTCTGCCGGGACAAGCTCCTAGCATTTCTGCACCATCAGTCAAAAGCTTAATCCTCGAACCAAACATTCCCCGAAATACTGGGTCGCCATTGGTGCCACCATTACGGATTTGAGAAAATCCGGGGATGGTTTTTAAATAATCAGAGCCGTCACTTGCCGGAACCGGCTGACGAGGCGTTTTTGGCGAGGTAACAATTGCCAAAGGAGAATACAAAGGTGCTGTTACGGTAATCACATCCCCATCATTAGTTTTTGCACCCTTTACATGGTCGTGTACATCCGCTGCGGTTTCAGCCGCATAGCCATTAAAAGTCGCTAGCAAAAAAAGTGGCATGGCCGAACGGATACAATGGGATAGCCTATTTTTTTTATGAGGAGAATTTTTTTCGAACATCATCATCTTGCCTTAAATGTAAACCCACCTTCCAAAGTGATATTTCTATCAACAACGGAATAGGTTATAGAATCCAACCAAATCATTTTTGGTATGAACAAACTGTTCCTAACTCAACAATGAGCAGGACATTTCATTATGTTTAAATCAATGAGATGAGATCGGTTCAGGCGGAGCACGAGGCAACGAATCAGAAAAGATGAAATGCGGCAAAAAGGAGGCTACGGTTTGAATCGGTGGTGGCCGTGAAGTCAGCGAAGTTGACCAAAATAGCGGTGTATTCGCCAAATCCAGCATAGGTATATGGATCAGAAAAACGCAGTATCCACAGGCAATATCCTCCAACATCGACATACCAACACTATGCATACCCATCTGCATGCCATCATGATGGTTAGTACTATTAGTACTATATAACTTAGTAACATGTGATGCGGAAGAAACGTCAGAATGAGACATATTCCGAGGTATATCATCGTCAGATGACATCACCCTATGGCAATCGACCACTTTCGATGAATGAGCCTCACTAATGCTGCGCGCATGTTCCAGTGACCGGGAAATCACTGGCGCAATGAACAACATCAGTATCGCGAATATACCGAGCCAAGCTGGCAGACGACTCCGCGATGTGTAAAATTGGATCAGCGACAAACTAAGCCTATTCTGTAGAGAACACATTCAGGGACGGGATTGTACGTATTTAACGACCAAATGTTAAAACACTTTATGCAGGAATGTCGCTTTGGCGACAAAATTTGTTGTTTTTATAAAATACTCTTCGTTTTATTGAACCAAGAACACTATGACCTAGAAACAATCCAAAATGATTAACAGGTTGTTTTGGAAAAAGGGGAATCGCTACAACACATTCATTGTTCAAAAAGAATGAGAACCCCAGATTGATGGTTAGTATACCTACCATCAATCTAAAAGGTACTGTCAGCTACCTAACATGCTGACGTTCATTACAGTTACTAAGTGCTTTCATTTCTTATAATTACAGTAAAACTCTTCTAAACTAATCAGGCTTGTTAACATTAACAAACTCATTATTTGCAAAGAACTATTTGCAAGTAACTAATAGTGCCTCAGTAACTTACTGTTCTTCTTAGACGAAACTCAAACTAACCAATTTTTCTTAAGTATTTTAATTGCTTGATTCTATCCTAAATAACTTATCATCTTGAGATAGTCTGAGAACGAAGTACTTTTCTTGATTAAGTTCTGGCGGTAACTTGTCTTTCAAGATTGAAGCCACATATTGAACATGTTTATGTTCTCGCTCAACTAACATAGCAATTTTCGTTAGTTGATTGTCATGCATGAGCTCCTTCTTATCGTTTAGAAGAAAGTGATAGCATGGAATCCCCTCTTTGTCCGCAAAAAGGGTATAGGCTATATCGAAACAGGTAATCTCTCCCTGCTTCTTACCCGAACTAAAATTTGTATTGAATGAACTGAATTTATATATTCTTTGCCCAGTTCGAGTAGTAGTTCGGTCAACCTTTAATGCATATTGCTCACCATAAAGTTCCTGAGAAATAGAGGAAAAGTACTTATTTAACTTATTAAGCTGCATTTGAATTGCAGATTCAAAATCTGCCGAAAATAATTCTTCATCAATTTCATTAAGAGATTTATTCAAATTTCTAAGGGTTGTATCAACAGTTAGAATTTGCTCAATAATTGTCTCAAACTCCCCCATTCGACGGTGCTTTTCATTCAACTCTATAATTAAGGATTCCAATTCTTCTAAAGAGCCGCTTTTACTAATTTTTGCGGCTAAAGTCTGCTCCTCATTTAATAAACTTGCTAGCTTATTTTCCCTAACAACTAATTCCTGCTCAAGTGCTGGAATCTCTTTAGCTATATAACGTGCCTTCTCATCCACCATCCGATTATGAAATTCTAACAAATCCTCAAACGACTTTTGTACACCTGACAAACGTTCAGTTACCTCACCGTAGAGTGCCTTTAATTGATTAGTATCAATTTCAGTATGGCTGGAATTTATCTCTCTGATTGCTTCATCAATCAAACTTCGACGAAGTTTTAACCTACTAATAACTGAACTCGATACATTAATTTTATATTTAATCTCATCAAGTGTCTCAAGATCACTTTCAAAATTAGGGTTGATATAAAACTCCGACTTCTTTTCATTTAGTTTAGCAATCTCTGTAGAAAGCAAAGCCATAGAAGCTTCATATGCAGATCGGGTTTGCTTCGACTCAAGTCTACCCTTAAAGGACATCTCCATACGAATGCTTGCCAGGAGATTCTGCTTGGTATCGCCTTGATCAAAATTACATCCCAAGAGGAATAAATAAAGAGTTTCATATTCATCATCTCGAGTAAATTCACTCAAGGTACGAAGCGTATTTATAACACTCAACTCTCTATATCTGATGTTATGAGAAATAATTTGTGGGAAAGTTGGCTTTTTACCGAAATGCCCAGGAAAAAGTTGCTCAGTGAGTGCCGCCTCAAATTCGTCAGCAGTTTTTTGATGACCATTGATCCGGCGAATAATTTGCTTACGTGGAAGAAAATTCCTCTCAATAACAAGCTCCTCAGCGAATGGGTTATCTAAGTCAGCAGTAAGAGTAAGAGTAACTAAAACAGCTGTGTCAATGAGAAAATTCTTAACAAGCACATATTCGCTTTTGCGATTCTCTGGGTCAGTATAAATTCCTTTACCATTTGCTCCCAAACAAAAATCAATCAACATTAATACTGTTGTCTTACCAACATTGTTCCCAGTAGTCTGCTCTGGCCCTGAGAGAGTCTCATCTACGATGAGATTTAAGCCCGCGTGAAAAGGAATGTGACGGATTACACCTTCAGAGTTGGAAATTCGGAGTGATTTTAGGAACATGGTACAATATTTCCGCTATCGTTATATGAAACCAAATCTGCAAGAAATAACCAATCTAACGTTAAAACGAAAATCGGCATCGGAATATCACGTAATTTACGAGACTCCACAAAGAGATCCATCATACTGACCTCTTTATACTGTCTTACAGCCTGAAGCACATAAGCTCCATTAAAGTAAAGGCTATTAGTAGGATGAATGTCTTTAGGCAACAACATTTTCTATGCCCTTAGGATTCTTAAAAATACGGCATCTAATGAATGCATCAACAACAATGACATTCACGCAAAGTTCTAGCTCTTCCAGGGGCATTGATACATAATTAGCACTTTGCTTGACTACTGTGACAGCCCGATCAACTATATTAAAGAATAGTTCATCAGCTGAATATGTAGTACACAACTTAATGTAACTATTACGTAACGAATCAAGGACAGATTTACTCTTATTTTGACCAGCCACATCAAACTCTGCATAAATACGGCTTAGTCTGCCGTGGTGAATTTTGTAATCCTCAACAACCATAGCCGCAGTATTAAGATCGTTAAAAACCAATTTTTCATCAACATTGAATGGAGTCGGTTTGTCCACACTCGGCATATCGGAAAGATTTTCTTTCGCTAATATATTTATCACAGCAGCAATGTTCGTTTCAGTAAGTGGATTCTTCACACCTACCGATGACAACTCCTTGCTAAGAAATTCATAGACTGCTTGCTGTTTGACAATATCTAAATGGAGAATGTGATCTAGTAGAGATCTGACATCATGTATGTCAAATATAGGCTCAAACACCAATGAATGAGGGTTCTTATAGGAAAGTCTTCTTAATGCGCTAGCATCTGAGATAGAAATGAATTTGAAGCTGTACCCCCTATATGTTGTAAGGTTCTTTGACAGAGCAGACTCAATTTTTTGTTTAGTCGCAGTCGAAGAAACCTGTAACACAACTTTCTGAACAGAGTCAATCAAGTCGATACCTTCAGCATTGTGAGTATACTGATTAACATTCTTCAAAACATACCCAAAGAGTAGATTAAAAAAATGAACGTAAAAGTCTTCACAATGAAGATGCAAATCGAGTAGGTTCAACTTTCCACGTAGCTCCACTCGAGTACATAGAAATGAAAGCTTTTCTTCACATAAATTAAAGTAGGTTGAGCGATTCATGATCTATTGAATACTCCCGAACTTTCTAATGTCCCATGATTTTAATGAAAATCAGCACGCTACTATCAATCACCTGCCGGTAATCTGTGATTCTGACATTGAAGATGCTGGCGGGCAAGAGAAAACAACTTCTTGTAATTGCATTGTGCCGAATCATACAATCTTTGCAGGCTGTAAGCAGCTCAAGATATCTGGAAACAACAGAATACAATGATTCCAGTAAACGATTTCACCACTCAATGCCCTATCCTTTTACCGCATTCGTCACTTTTAATAGTAAGTGCAGGAAAGACATCAGAGTCATACATCTCTTTGAACACGGAGACAACTTCCCATATGGTTGTTCCTTTCTCGCACTGAACCTTAAGTATTAAACCTTTCAGAAATACATCAATTTATTAATAATGCCGGGTTTTCCACACTATATCATGGTCGTAGACGTAATATTAGAACGTTCACGACCATATTCTGGCAAGAGGGATTTATTAACCGTGTTGGGTGGACTTATTATTTAAATAAAAAGAAACCGCCACTGAATTTTTCTATTCGGGAGTGACGGCTTAAGCAGAATTCGAATTAACTTAACTCAGGAATTAACATCCGAATAAAATTTGCTTGTTCCGGTGATATATCATCGTCGTTGTTTATGGAATGCTTAACCAGCTCCAAGTTCGTGTCATTAATAAAATTTTCAGTGATTGAAATTCCTGCCTCCAAATTTTTAACTTGATGATAGTGTGTACAAGGCGTGAAAACAATATCACCAGGATTCTGTATACAATGAATACCTTGAGCCTGAATGAAATCGGGATATAAAGCCAAATCAGGGTTAAAAGCATCAACGTTGCCATAACCTATTTTCATTGCTTCTTCCGGCCCATAAAATACCCACTCTTTTCGACCACTCATCACCGCATTCCAAGCATGAGTAGAAGCAATGTCCAAGTGCATACGAGAGCCGCTGTTTTTAGGCCCCATATAAATCCAGCGAAGTAATAGTAATGCCGCTTCATTATGCAAAATATTGTCTGAAACACGCTGACGAATTAAGCAAGAAAAATAGTCAGGGACCTCATAATCACTCACCAATTCTTTAAAATAGAGCGAAAACGGCCACGCAGAGGCATAATAAGGATCAGGTTCTTCCATATCTTTTATATAATCAATATAGTCACCAAGAGACATATATTTATTATCTTTATTATTTGATGATCGAAATACTTTTATCAGATGATGACCAAATTTTTGCTGAAAATAGTCCCATGTCCACTTTGTTCTTGCTACCCACTGTTCAGCGCCTCCTCGAATAATAAAAGGAACTCTATTTATCATACAAGCAAACACATCCTCTATGGATGGCATGGTGAACTCTACGCATTTCTGATAACCAGAATTAGAAAAATCCATCATATTTATATCGTTCCAAAGAATAAATAGTATTTACCCATCATCTTTCAAGTTGCCTCTTTGTTGGCTGCATCTTGAATCCATAGGGTATTTTCTATAACTGGCTGAAGCAACCAGCCAGTTATAATGCTTATGTTAAAAACATCAAAAAATTTCTT is from Photorhabdus laumondii subsp. laumondii and encodes:
- a CDS encoding cupin-like domain-containing protein; this encodes MMDFSNSGYQKCVEFTMPSIEDVFACMINRVPFIIRGGAEQWVARTKWTWDYFQQKFGHHLIKVFRSSNNKDNKYMSLGDYIDYIKDMEEPDPYYASAWPFSLYFKELVSDYEVPDYFSCLIRQRVSDNILHNEAALLLLRWIYMGPKNSGSRMHLDIASTHAWNAVMSGRKEWVFYGPEEAMKIGYGNVDAFNPDLALYPDFIQAQGIHCIQNPGDIVFTPCTHYHQVKNLEAGISITENFINDTNLELVKHSINNDDDISPEQANFIRMLIPELS